A portion of the Aquicoccus sp. G2-2 genome contains these proteins:
- the rpsH gene encoding 30S ribosomal protein S8, which yields MNDPVGDMLTRIRNSSMRGKSIVSTPASKLRAWVLDVLADEGYIRGYESGTDANGHPTLEISLKYFDGTPVIRELKRVSKPGRRVYMGVKDIPSVRQGLGVSIVSTPRGVMSDAHARAANVGGEVLCTVF from the coding sequence ATGAACGATCCTGTCGGCGATATGTTGACCCGCATCCGCAACTCGAGCATGCGCGGCAAATCCATCGTTTCCACCCCTGCGTCCAAGCTTCGGGCTTGGGTTCTGGATGTTCTGGCCGATGAAGGCTACATCCGTGGTTACGAAAGCGGCACCGATGCCAATGGTCATCCGACCCTTGAAATCAGCCTTAAATATTTTGATGGCACGCCTGTCATTCGCGAGTTGAAGCGGGTCTCCAAGCCCGGTCGCCGCGTTTACATGGGCGTGAAAGACATTCCTTCGGTCCGTCAGGGGCTGGGTGTGTCGATTGTCAGCACGCCGCGTGGCGTGATGTCGGATGCACATGCACGCGCGGCCAATGTTGGCGGCGAAGTGCTTTGCACGGTCTTTTAA
- the rpsN gene encoding 30S ribosomal protein S14, translating into MAKKSMVERELKRQKLVEKFAAKRAALKEIINDQSKPMEERFRASLKLAQLPRNSSATRLHNRCQLTGRPHAYYRKLKVSRIMLRELGSAGQIPGLVKSSW; encoded by the coding sequence ATGGCTAAGAAATCCATGGTCGAACGCGAACTCAAGCGCCAGAAACTGGTCGAGAAATTCGCCGCTAAGCGCGCCGCGCTGAAAGAGATCATCAACGATCAGTCCAAACCGATGGAAGAACGCTTCCGCGCTTCGCTGAAGCTGGCGCAACTGCCGCGCAATTCCTCGGCCACGCGCCTGCACAACCGCTGCCAGCTGACGGGGCGTCCGCACGCCTATTACCGCAAGCTCAAGGTCAGCCGGATCATGCTGCGCGAACTGGGTTCGGCCGGGCAAATCCCCGGTCTTGTGAAATCGAGCTGGTAA
- the rplE gene encoding 50S ribosomal protein L5 yields the protein MLDAATYTPRLKASFKETIKPAMMEEFGYKNAMMIPQLDKIVLNIGCGRAAVKDTKKAKSAVGDLSLIAGQQAVMTIAKNSIAGFRVREGMPMGAKVTLRGDRMYEFLDRLVTVAMPRIRDFRGVSGKSFDGRGNYAMGLKEHIVFPEIDFDKVDEAWGMDIVIATTANTDAEAKALLKHFNMPFNS from the coding sequence ATGCTTGATGCTGCAACCTATACCCCGCGCCTGAAGGCCTCGTTCAAGGAAACGATCAAGCCCGCGATGATGGAGGAGTTCGGTTACAAGAACGCCATGATGATCCCGCAGCTTGACAAGATCGTGCTGAACATCGGCTGTGGCCGTGCCGCGGTGAAAGATACCAAGAAAGCCAAGTCGGCTGTCGGGGATCTGTCGCTGATCGCAGGTCAGCAGGCCGTGATGACCATCGCCAAGAATTCCATTGCCGGTTTCCGGGTTCGTGAAGGGATGCCGATGGGCGCCAAAGTCACGCTGCGCGGCGACCGGATGTATGAATTCCTTGACCGGCTTGTCACCGTGGCCATGCCCCGTATCCGCGACTTTCGCGGTGTTTCCGGGAAAAGCTTCGATGGCCGTGGCAACTATGCCATGGGTCTGAAGGAACACATCGTCTTCCCCGAGATCGACTTTGATAAGGTCGATGAGGCCTGGGGGATGGACATCGTTATTGCCACCACCGCGAATACCGATGCGGAAGCCAAGGCGCTGTTGAAGCATTTCAACATGCCCTTCAACTCGTAA
- the rplX gene encoding 50S ribosomal protein L24 has protein sequence MAAKLKKGDKVIVLAGKDKGKQGTISAVMPKDGKAVVEGVNMAIRHTRQSQTAQGGRLPKAMPIQLSNLAIVDKNGKPTRVGFKIEGDKKVRIAKTTGDVIDA, from the coding sequence ATGGCTGCCAAACTCAAAAAAGGCGACAAGGTGATCGTGCTTGCCGGGAAAGACAAAGGCAAGCAGGGCACTATCAGCGCAGTGATGCCGAAGGACGGTAAAGCGGTTGTGGAGGGCGTCAACATGGCGATCCGTCATACCCGGCAGAGCCAGACAGCCCAAGGTGGCCGTCTGCCCAAGGCGATGCCGATCCAGCTTTCCAACCTTGCCATTGTCGACAAGAACGGCAAGCCCACCCGCGTTGGCTTCAAGATTGAAGGCGACAAGAAGGTGCGGATTGCCAAGACCACGGGGGACGTGATCGATGCTTGA
- the rplN gene encoding 50S ribosomal protein L14 has protein sequence MIQMQTNLDVADNSGARRVQCIKVLGGSKRKYASVGDIIVVSVKEAIPRGRVKKGDVRKAVVVRTAKEVRREDGTAIRFDRNAAVILNNNNEPVGTRIFGPVVRELRAKNFMKIISLAPEVL, from the coding sequence ATGATCCAGATGCAGACCAATCTGGATGTTGCTGACAACTCCGGCGCGCGCCGGGTTCAGTGCATCAAGGTCCTGGGTGGGTCCAAGCGGAAATACGCGAGTGTCGGTGACATTATCGTAGTCTCCGTGAAGGAAGCCATCCCGCGCGGCCGCGTAAAGAAAGGTGACGTGCGTAAAGCCGTCGTCGTGCGCACCGCCAAGGAAGTCCGCCGCGAAGACGGCACCGCGATCCGGTTTGATCGCAACGCCGCCGTCATCCTCAACAACAACAACGAGCCGGTCGGCACCCGTATCTTCGGGCCGGTGGTTCGTGAGCTGCGTGCGAAGAACTTCATGAAGATCATCTCGCTCGCGCCGGAGGTGCTGTAA
- the rpsQ gene encoding 30S ribosomal protein S17 produces MPKRILTGTVTSDANAQTITVSVERRFKHPLLHKTVRKSKKYRAHDENNTFKVGDQVRIAECAPKSKTKRWEVLEA; encoded by the coding sequence ATGCCCAAACGTATCCTCACCGGCACCGTAACCTCGGACGCCAATGCACAGACCATTACCGTGAGTGTCGAGCGCCGCTTCAAGCACCCGCTGCTGCACAAGACGGTCCGTAAGTCCAAGAAATACCGGGCTCACGATGAGAACAACACATTCAAGGTCGGTGACCAGGTCCGCATAGCGGAATGTGCGCCGAAGTCGAAGACGAAACGCTGGGAGGTTCTGGAAGCCTAA
- the rpmC gene encoding 50S ribosomal protein L29 translates to MNASDLRDKSADQLKDELANLKKESFNLRFQQASGALENTARMRVVKRDTARVKTVLNEKAAAAAAQAE, encoded by the coding sequence ATGAACGCGAGCGATCTGCGTGACAAGTCGGCTGACCAGCTCAAGGACGAGCTGGCCAACCTCAAGAAAGAGAGCTTCAACCTGCGCTTTCAGCAAGCCTCTGGCGCGCTGGAGAATACTGCACGTATGCGTGTGGTGAAACGCGATACCGCGCGGGTCAAAACCGTTTTGAACGAAAAAGCCGCCGCAGCCGCGGCGCAAGCCGAGTAA
- a CDS encoding 2OG-Fe(II) oxygenase family protein, with amino-acid sequence MSKIESLFVTRLYRAQVAEYGHAIRTDELEASCFSIAEDDDAGQQWCEENGYPGYTSYASLTDLPWRFPIFADLVSALDAHVAAFAEDLEFDLEGRALKLEDIWINILPEGGVHASHIHPHSVISGTTYVTMPEGASALKLEDPRSARMMAAPARKKDAREELKTFVYVAPKVGDVLLWESWLRHEVPMNMSEDDRVSVSFNYRWE; translated from the coding sequence ATGTCAAAGATCGAATCCCTTTTCGTCACCCGCCTTTACCGTGCTCAAGTCGCGGAATACGGGCATGCCATCCGCACGGATGAGCTTGAAGCCTCCTGTTTTTCCATCGCCGAAGACGATGATGCGGGTCAGCAATGGTGTGAGGAGAACGGCTATCCCGGCTATACCTCCTATGCCTCGCTCACCGATCTGCCATGGCGATTCCCTATCTTCGCCGATCTGGTCAGCGCGCTCGACGCGCATGTGGCAGCATTTGCCGAAGATCTGGAATTTGATCTCGAAGGCCGGGCGCTCAAACTTGAAGACATCTGGATCAACATCCTGCCCGAGGGTGGGGTACACGCCTCACACATTCATCCCCATTCGGTGATTTCGGGAACAACCTATGTCACCATGCCCGAAGGTGCCTCGGCCCTCAAACTCGAAGACCCGCGATCGGCCCGGATGATGGCAGCACCTGCGCGCAAAAAAGACGCGCGGGAGGAACTGAAGACATTTGTCTATGTCGCGCCGAAGGTCGGGGATGTGCTGCTCTGGGAAAGCTGGCTCAGGCATGAGGTGCCGATGAACATGAGCGAAGATGATCGGGTGTCGGTGAGTTTCAATTATCGCTGGGAGTGA
- the rplB gene encoding 50S ribosomal protein L2, with protein sequence MALKSYKPTTPGQRGLVLIDRSELYKGRPVKSLTEGLTKSGGRNNTGRITSRRRGGGAKRLYRIVDFKRNKRDVAATVERIEYDPNRTAFIALIKYADGEQAYILAPQRLAVGDQVVASQKADIKPGNAMPFSGMPIGTIIHNIELKPGKGGQIARAAGTYAQFVGRDGGYAQIRLSSGELRLVRQECLATVGAVSNPDNSNQNYGKAGRMRHKGIRPSVRGVVMNPIDHPHGGGEGRTSGGRHPVTPWGKPTKGARTRNKNKASQKLIIRSRHAKKKGR encoded by the coding sequence ATGGCACTCAAGTCGTATAAGCCGACGACGCCGGGCCAGCGCGGGCTGGTGCTGATCGACCGTTCGGAGCTGTATAAAGGACGTCCCGTCAAATCTCTCACCGAGGGTTTGACCAAGTCGGGCGGCCGGAACAACACCGGGCGGATTACCTCGCGGCGTCGCGGGGGTGGGGCAAAACGCCTCTACCGGATCGTCGATTTCAAACGTAACAAACGCGATGTTGCAGCCACGGTTGAGCGGATCGAATATGACCCGAACCGGACTGCGTTTATCGCGCTGATCAAATATGCCGATGGTGAGCAGGCCTATATCCTCGCTCCGCAGCGGCTGGCAGTTGGTGATCAAGTGGTCGCCAGCCAGAAGGCCGACATCAAACCGGGCAACGCGATGCCGTTCTCCGGGATGCCGATTGGCACGATCATCCACAATATCGAACTGAAGCCCGGCAAGGGCGGACAGATTGCCCGCGCCGCAGGCACCTACGCCCAATTTGTTGGGCGTGATGGCGGCTATGCGCAAATCCGGCTCAGTTCGGGTGAACTGCGTCTGGTGCGGCAGGAATGTCTGGCCACCGTCGGTGCCGTGTCGAACCCCGACAACAGCAACCAGAACTACGGCAAGGCTGGCCGGATGCGCCATAAAGGCATCCGCCCAAGCGTCCGTGGTGTCGTGATGAACCCGATTGACCACCCGCATGGCGGTGGTGAAGGCCGGACCTCCGGCGGGCGTCACCCGGTGACACCGTGGGGCAAGCCGACCAAAGGGGCACGTACCCGCAACAAGAACAAAGCGTCGCAAAAGCTGATCATCCGCTCGCGTCACGCCAAGAAGAAAGGGCGCTAA
- the rpsS gene encoding 30S ribosomal protein S19 → MSRSVWKGPFVDAYVLKKAEASRESGRKEVIKIWSRRSTILPQFVGLTFGVYNGHKHIPVNVSEDMIGQKFGEYSPTRTYYGHAADKKAKRK, encoded by the coding sequence ATGTCTCGCTCTGTTTGGAAAGGCCCGTTTGTCGATGCTTACGTGCTCAAGAAAGCCGAAGCATCGCGCGAATCCGGGCGCAAGGAAGTCATCAAGATATGGTCGCGCCGCTCAACGATCCTGCCTCAGTTCGTGGGCCTGACGTTTGGCGTTTACAACGGCCATAAACATATCCCCGTCAACGTGTCGGAAGACATGATCGGTCAGAAGTTCGGTGAGTATTCGCCGACGCGGACCTATTATGGTCACGCAGCCGACAAAAAAGCGAAGCGGAAGTAA
- the rplV gene encoding 50S ribosomal protein L22, giving the protein MGKSKNPRRVAENEAMAKTRMLRTSPQKLNLVAAMIRGKKVDKALTDLTFSKKRIAQDVKKCLQSAIANAENNHNLDVDELVIAEAFVGKNLTMKRGRPRARGRFGKIIKPFAELTIKVRQNEEQA; this is encoded by the coding sequence ATGGGTAAGAGCAAGAATCCCCGCCGCGTGGCCGAGAACGAAGCAATGGCGAAAACCCGTATGCTTCGCACCTCCCCGCAGAAACTCAACCTGGTGGCCGCGATGATCCGTGGCAAGAAGGTGGACAAGGCCCTGACGGACCTGACCTTCTCGAAAAAGCGGATCGCGCAGGACGTGAAAAAGTGCCTGCAAAGCGCCATCGCCAATGCCGAGAACAACCACAATCTCGATGTCGATGAACTTGTCATCGCAGAGGCGTTTGTGGGCAAAAACCTGACCATGAAGCGCGGGCGTCCGCGGGCACGGGGCCGGTTCGGCAAGATCATCAAGCCGTTCGCGGAACTGACGATCAAAGTGCGTCAAAACGAGGAGCAAGCCTAA
- the rpsC gene encoding 30S ribosomal protein S3, whose translation MGNKVNPIGMRLQVNRTWDSRWFANTKDYGDLLLEDIAMRDFIKKECKQAGVARVIIERPHKKCRVTIHTARPGVIIGKKGADIEVLRKKLANMTDSELHLNIVEVRKPELDAQLVAESIAQQLERRVSFRRAMKRGVQNAMRMGALGIRVNVAGRLGGAEIARTEWYREGRVPLHTLRADIDYAGAEAETAYGIIGIKVWIFKGEIMEHDPQARDRRAQEIQDGPAPRGAGGRR comes from the coding sequence ATGGGTAACAAAGTCAATCCGATTGGCATGCGCCTTCAGGTCAACCGCACCTGGGATAGCCGCTGGTTCGCCAACACCAAGGATTACGGTGATCTTCTGCTGGAAGACATCGCCATGCGTGATTTCATCAAGAAAGAGTGCAAGCAGGCCGGTGTCGCCCGCGTGATCATCGAGCGCCCGCACAAGAAATGCCGGGTAACGATCCACACGGCACGCCCTGGTGTGATCATCGGCAAAAAGGGCGCCGATATCGAAGTGCTGCGCAAGAAGCTGGCGAATATGACCGACAGCGAGCTGCACCTCAACATCGTCGAAGTGCGCAAGCCCGAGCTTGATGCGCAACTGGTGGCCGAAAGCATCGCCCAGCAGCTTGAGCGTCGGGTATCGTTCCGCCGTGCCATGAAACGTGGCGTGCAGAATGCCATGCGGATGGGTGCACTTGGTATCCGGGTGAATGTCGCTGGCCGTCTTGGCGGTGCAGAGATTGCCCGAACCGAATGGTATCGCGAAGGCCGCGTGCCGCTGCACACTCTGCGGGCCGATATTGATTACGCCGGTGCCGAGGCGGAAACCGCTTACGGCATCATCGGGATCAAGGTCTGGATCTTCAAAGGTGAGATCATGGAGCACGATCCGCAGGCGCGCGACCGTAGGGCGCAGGAAATCCAGGATGGCCCGGCCCCGCGTGGCGCCGGCGGCCGTCGCTAA
- the rplP gene encoding 50S ribosomal protein L16, with translation MLQPKRTKFRKMHKGRIKGLAKGGSDLNFGHYGLKATQPERVTARQIEAARRAMTRHMKRQGRVWIRIFPDTPVSSKPTEVRMGKGKGSVDYWAAKVKPGRVMFEIDGVDEDVAREALRLAAMKLPIKTRIVVREDW, from the coding sequence ATGCTTCAACCAAAGCGCACGAAATTCCGCAAGATGCACAAAGGCCGGATCAAGGGGCTCGCCAAGGGTGGCTCCGATCTGAACTTCGGGCATTACGGTCTGAAGGCCACTCAGCCTGAGCGTGTTACCGCACGCCAGATCGAGGCCGCACGCCGTGCCATGACGCGCCACATGAAACGTCAGGGCCGTGTCTGGATCCGGATTTTCCCGGATACCCCGGTCTCCTCCAAGCCCACCGAAGTGCGGATGGGTAAAGGGAAAGGCTCTGTCGATTACTGGGCGGCCAAGGTCAAACCCGGCCGGGTGATGTTCGAGATCGACGGCGTTGACGAAGACGTGGCTCGCGAAGCTCTGCGTCTGGCAGCAATGAAACTGCCGATCAAGACCCGGATTGTGGTTCGGGAAGATTGGTAA
- the lipB gene encoding lipoyl(octanoyl) transferase LipB: MVEWIISDGLTDYAQALAFMEARVAAIAAGEARECIWLLEHPPLYTAGTSARREDLTDPDRFPVFEARRGGQYTYHGPGQRVIYAMLDVGRRGHDVRRFVTQLENWVIATLAEFNVHGEIREGRVGVWVARPEKPPLPDGRPAEDKIAAIGIRLRKWISFHGISINVEPDLTHFSGIVPCGITDFGVTSLVDLGRPVTMADLDMALQRSFPGTVGDLPES; the protein is encoded by the coding sequence ATGGTCGAATGGATTATCTCCGACGGGCTGACCGATTACGCTCAAGCCCTTGCTTTCATGGAAGCGCGCGTCGCCGCCATCGCCGCTGGCGAGGCCCGCGAATGTATCTGGCTGCTCGAACACCCGCCGCTTTACACCGCCGGCACCTCCGCCCGGCGCGAAGACCTGACCGACCCTGATCGCTTCCCCGTCTTTGAGGCGCGGCGCGGCGGGCAATATACCTATCACGGCCCCGGCCAGCGGGTGATCTATGCCATGCTTGATGTCGGCCGCCGTGGCCACGACGTGCGCCGTTTCGTGACACAGCTTGAAAACTGGGTGATCGCCACGCTGGCCGAATTCAACGTCCATGGCGAAATCCGCGAAGGCCGTGTCGGCGTCTGGGTCGCGCGCCCCGAAAAGCCGCCCCTGCCCGATGGGCGCCCGGCAGAAGACAAGATCGCCGCCATCGGCATCCGCCTGCGCAAATGGATAAGCTTTCACGGCATTTCGATCAATGTCGAACCGGATTTGACGCATTTCTCGGGCATCGTGCCCTGTGGCATCACCGATTTCGGGGTCACCTCTCTGGTCGATCTCGGCCGCCCCGTCACCATGGCCGATCTCGACATGGCGCTGCAACGCAGCTTCCCCGGCACGGTCGGCGATCTGCCTGAAAGCTGA
- a CDS encoding c-type cytochrome, translating into MQKILTTSAAIATILALASPAFADGDAKKGAKIFKKCKACHSITSPDGDKIQRGGRTGPDLYGVIGRQAGTYEGFKYSKVMIESGEKGLVWNQEELTAYLPDPTKYLDEMSDDSGRSKMTFKLRKGGEDVAAYLATFSPEPADDEAKSDDSDSGDSN; encoded by the coding sequence ATGCAGAAAATCCTGACCACTTCCGCCGCCATCGCCACCATTCTGGCGCTTGCGTCCCCCGCCTTTGCAGATGGTGACGCCAAGAAAGGCGCGAAAATCTTCAAGAAATGCAAAGCCTGCCACTCGATCACCTCCCCGGACGGTGACAAAATCCAGCGCGGCGGCAGAACCGGGCCGGACCTTTATGGCGTAATCGGTCGTCAGGCGGGCACCTATGAAGGTTTCAAATACAGCAAGGTGATGATCGAATCCGGCGAAAAGGGGCTGGTCTGGAATCAGGAAGAACTGACCGCATACCTGCCTGACCCGACCAAATATCTTGACGAGATGTCCGACGATTCCGGCCGCTCGAAGATGACCTTCAAGCTGCGCAAGGGCGGCGAAGATGTGGCGGCTTACCTCGCCACTTTCTCGCCCGAACCCGCCGATGACGAAGCCAAGAGCGACGACAGCGACAGCGGCGATTCGAACTGA
- a CDS encoding DUF2244 domain-containing protein: MPARWSNSTAKRELTLWPYRSLPRRGFAAVILLAFTLITVPLYGLIGTVLLWGMLPFVLAAVAGLWLALEYSYKTAETRETLTITPHETVLIHQPRKGDVLEWRCNTYWVVPHIYATDGPVPHYITLTGNGREVELGQFLSEKERRTLIKKLERTLGEMKTLTGGAD, translated from the coding sequence ATGCCCGCCCGTTGGTCCAACTCCACCGCCAAGCGCGAACTGACACTCTGGCCGTACCGCTCGCTGCCGCGCCGCGGCTTCGCGGCGGTGATCCTGCTGGCCTTCACGCTGATCACCGTGCCGCTTTACGGGCTGATCGGCACCGTTTTACTGTGGGGAATGCTGCCCTTCGTTCTGGCCGCCGTCGCCGGGCTCTGGCTGGCGCTGGAGTATAGCTACAAAACCGCCGAGACCCGAGAGACGCTCACCATCACACCCCACGAAACCGTTCTCATTCACCAGCCCCGCAAAGGCGACGTGCTGGAATGGCGCTGCAACACATACTGGGTCGTGCCGCATATCTACGCCACGGATGGGCCCGTGCCGCACTACATCACGCTCACCGGCAATGGCCGCGAAGTCGAACTCGGGCAATTCCTGTCAGAAAAGGAACGCCGCACCCTGATCAAGAAACTTGAACGGACGCTGGGCGAAATGAAAACCCTGACAGGCGGGGCGGACTGA
- a CDS encoding YeeE/YedE family protein has translation MFESFGFEDISARQVSVLLAIVIGVAFGALAQQTKFCFRRSLTGEDRRLASGVWLMALAMAVLGTQAAVTLGWISFADHRFMATDVPVVAIAVGGALFGAGMVLARGCISRLTVLTGSGNLRAGLMLLVFAIVAHATLKGVLAPVRVALGSVTLDMGDHVSLAALPGGAWLWAGGIALAALLVALRSGNRAGQLAMAAAIGLLVPLAWVGTGFILFDEFDPITMESLSFTSPSAETLFWTIANSAIPAGFGTGLVGGVLLGALAASLLFGGFQWQSFATPRQTGRYAAGAILMGFGGVLAGGCTVGAGLSGVPTLSLAAIEAIVMIALGGLATNALLTRAPAPTRAGIPAE, from the coding sequence ATGTTTGAATCATTTGGCTTTGAAGACATATCCGCCCGGCAAGTGTCTGTCCTGTTGGCCATCGTCATCGGTGTCGCCTTTGGCGCGCTGGCACAACAGACGAAGTTCTGCTTCCGCCGTTCCCTGACCGGCGAAGACCGTCGTCTGGCATCCGGTGTCTGGTTGATGGCTCTGGCGATGGCCGTTCTCGGCACACAGGCCGCCGTCACGCTTGGCTGGATCAGCTTTGCCGATCATCGCTTCATGGCCACCGATGTCCCGGTCGTTGCCATCGCCGTGGGCGGCGCGCTGTTCGGCGCAGGCATGGTCCTTGCGCGCGGCTGCATTTCGCGGCTCACCGTGCTGACCGGGTCGGGCAACCTGCGCGCGGGCCTGATGCTCTTGGTCTTTGCTATTGTCGCCCATGCCACGCTCAAGGGCGTTCTGGCCCCGGTTCGGGTGGCGCTCGGCAGTGTCACGCTTGATATGGGCGACCACGTCAGCCTCGCCGCCCTGCCCGGCGGCGCATGGCTCTGGGCCGGAGGCATCGCGCTTGCGGCTCTCCTTGTCGCCCTGCGCTCGGGCAACCGCGCGGGGCAACTGGCCATGGCCGCCGCCATCGGCCTCTTGGTGCCGCTGGCATGGGTCGGCACCGGGTTTATCCTGTTTGATGAATTCGACCCGATCACCATGGAAAGCCTCAGCTTCACCTCGCCTTCTGCCGAAACCCTGTTCTGGACCATCGCCAACAGCGCCATCCCGGCTGGGTTCGGCACCGGGCTGGTCGGCGGTGTGCTGCTCGGAGCACTCGCGGCGAGCTTGCTTTTCGGTGGTTTCCAATGGCAAAGCTTCGCGACCCCACGTCAGACCGGACGTTATGCGGCGGGTGCCATCCTGATGGGCTTTGGCGGCGTGCTGGCCGGTGGCTGCACCGTCGGCGCGGGCCTTTCGGGCGTGCCCACGCTGTCGCTTGCCGCGATCGAGGCCATCGTGATGATTGCCCTCGGCGGGCTGGCCACCAACGCGCTACTCACCCGCGCACCAGCCCCCACGCGGGCGGGTATCCCGGCGGAATAG
- a CDS encoding lysine--tRNA ligase: MSDLRDAAMKSKAWPFEEARRLLKRYEKAPPEKGYVLFETGYGPSGLPHIGTFGEVLRTTMIRRAFEVISDIPTRLICFSDDMDGMRKIPGNVPNQEMLKEHLQKPLTVVPDPFGEFASFGDHNNAMLRRFLDTFGFDYEFYSATEYYKSGQFDDVLRRAAERYDDVMKVMLKSLREERRQTYSIFLPIHPETGRVLYVPIRHVDPANGTVTFDDEDGREWTLPVTGGNVKLQWKPDFGARWAALGVDFEMYGKDHSTNTPIYDGICRILGGRAPEHFSYELFLDDKGQKISKSSGNGISIDEWLSYASTESLSYFMYQKPKTAKRMYFDVIPRAMDEYHQQLRAYPKQDETQRLNNPVFHIHAGDVPASDMVVPFSMLLNLASASSAEDKDVLWGFIGKYAPEASPETHPGLDAAAGYAVRYFNDFVKPTKVFRAADTRERAALADLAAAFSGPEAALAAIAAQHAAEGNDAPLPEADMADQEFLQTVVFAVGKNHGFEPLRDWFKAIYEVLLGASQGPRFGAFAALYGVEETVALINEALAGELV, from the coding sequence ATGTCTGATCTGCGCGACGCGGCGATGAAGAGCAAGGCCTGGCCCTTTGAAGAGGCGCGCAGGCTGTTGAAACGCTATGAGAAAGCGCCGCCGGAGAAGGGCTATGTGCTGTTCGAGACCGGCTATGGGCCGAGCGGGTTGCCGCATATCGGGACATTTGGCGAGGTGTTGCGCACGACGATGATCCGGCGCGCCTTCGAGGTGATTTCGGATATACCGACGCGGCTTATCTGTTTTTCCGACGATATGGACGGGATGCGCAAGATTCCCGGCAATGTGCCAAATCAGGAGATGCTGAAAGAGCATTTGCAAAAGCCATTGACCGTGGTGCCGGACCCGTTTGGCGAATTTGCGAGCTTTGGCGATCATAACAACGCGATGCTGCGCCGGTTTCTGGATACGTTCGGGTTTGACTATGAGTTCTATTCGGCCACCGAGTATTATAAATCGGGCCAGTTTGACGATGTGCTGCGCCGTGCGGCGGAGCGTTATGACGATGTGATGAAGGTGATGTTGAAAAGCCTGCGCGAGGAGCGGCGGCAGACTTATTCCATTTTCCTGCCGATCCACCCGGAAACCGGGCGTGTGCTTTACGTGCCGATCCGCCATGTCGATCCGGCCAATGGCACGGTTACGTTTGACGATGAGGACGGGCGCGAATGGACGCTGCCGGTGACGGGCGGCAATGTGAAGCTGCAATGGAAGCCGGATTTCGGGGCGCGCTGGGCGGCGCTGGGCGTCGATTTCGAGATGTACGGCAAGGACCATTCGACCAACACGCCGATTTATGACGGAATTTGCCGGATTCTGGGCGGTCGGGCGCCGGAGCATTTCAGCTATGAGCTGTTTCTGGACGACAAGGGGCAGAAGATTTCCAAGTCGAGCGGCAACGGCATTTCGATAGATGAATGGCTGAGCTATGCCTCAACCGAGAGCCTGAGTTATTTCATGTATCAAAAGCCCAAGACGGCGAAGCGGATGTATTTCGACGTGATCCCGCGGGCGATGGACGAGTATCACCAGCAATTGCGCGCCTATCCCAAACAGGATGAGACACAGCGGCTGAACAACCCGGTTTTCCATATTCATGCAGGCGATGTGCCCGCGTCGGACATGGTGGTGCCGTTTTCGATGCTGCTTAACCTTGCGAGCGCGTCGAGCGCCGAAGACAAGGACGTTCTTTGGGGCTTCATCGGGAAATATGCGCCCGAAGCATCGCCGGAAACCCATCCGGGGCTTGATGCGGCGGCGGGCTATGCGGTGCGGTATTTCAATGATTTCGTGAAGCCGACCAAGGTTTTCCGGGCGGCGGATACACGCGAGCGCGCGGCCCTGGCCGATCTGGCAGCTGCGTTTTCCGGGCCGGAGGCGGCGCTGGCGGCGATTGCGGCGCAACACGCGGCGGAGGGCAATGACGCGCCGCTGCCGGAGGCGGACATGGCGGATCAGGAATTCTTGCAAACCGTGGTGTTTGCGGTGGGCAAGAACCACGGGTTCGAGCCGCTGCGCGACTGGTTCAAGGCGATCTATGAGGTTCTTTTGGGCGCGAGTCAGGGGCCGCGTTTCGGAGCGTTTGCAGCCCTATACGGGGTGGAAGAGACCGTCGCGTTGATCAACGAGGCGCTTGCGGGCGAGTTGGTCTAA